AGTCTCTGTCCAGattctaaaaaaaaagaaaaagattctgttttatatatatacatatatgcataGATATTCAATGCATAATACAGCCTACTTCATATCTCACAGGGTTACAAGGACAAAAACAAATTCATCGCAGCACAAGGTGGGTGCTTCAACAGTTATTACTCAACATACCATCCTATCTTTTCAGCTGTATTTGTGCTTCCTAGCTAAGAATTCTGAAGTGTCTGGATTAGGTCAGacagtttatgtgtgtgtgtgtgtgtgtgtgtgtgtttgtgtgtgcgtgtgtgtgtgtgtgtgtgtgtgtgtgtgtgtgtgtgtgtgtgtctgtgtctgtgtgtttgtgtgtgtgtgtgaaatgttggGATGTATTAGGACCAAAACAGGAGACTGTTTCAGACTTTTGGAGGATGATCTGGGAACAGAAATCAGCAACCATCGTCATGCTGACCAAcctgaaagagagaaaagaggtaGGGGGGGTTTTCTGTTCTGCTTACTTTCCCAACCACACAGGCGTTCCCAGGTCTTCATGTCTGGAGCTCCACAAAACACTGGCTTctgaacacactgcacactgccaTATCAGCAAGCCAGAAGGCCTTCACTGCGTTTCACTTTTTAGAGGTCATCAGTGATTAGCAGCGGAGGTTCCTCTCTCCCCAGCCCTCCTAAACCCTCCTAACGCGCTCTTCGTCATGTCTTCAGGCAGCTTCTGAAAGCTCAGagacaaatcaataaagccAGAACAGAGGGGAGATTAAAATCAGCTTTGGCTGGGTGCTGAATCGATGATTAAATAATTGGCTAATAAAGTTCTCTCAGGCGTTATCATAATTAGACAGCAGAGTGTCATTAAGTGTGCATTATCCGTCAAGCCCTGCTTTCCTAATTCTGATTGACGGCTCTGGATGATTAGACCTCCTTATTTGCAATGCAGAGGCTCAGATGTCACCTTAGTAACCCCAGTGCTCTCATGCGTGGTTTACTGAGGCAAATTTAAGACATGCATATCCAGAATCATGTTTACAGATTGGTTTACCTTGTTTGCTACAACCTAAAATGTTATGTCTAGGTTGCCTAGGTAAACAATGGCAGCATAGATGGTGTGTGCCCTTCCTCTTCTATAGATATGTTTTACATAGAACAGTTTCTTCAGTGCCTTAAACTGTCACTGGTCTTTCGCTgaacacactccctccctccttccaggATAAGTGTTATCAGTACTGGCCGAACCAGGGCTGTTGGACGTATGGAAACGTGCGCGTAGCTGTGGAGGATGTCACCGTGCTAGTCGACTACACGATACGCAAATTTTGCGTGCAGAATGTAAGCCGCAAGTCCGACAACATGATTTTTCAGCTTCCAGTAAGCTGTGACTCACCAAATGCAGCATTTACAGCGAGCACCAGACAGACACGAGTCCACTTAACACACGTCTGCTCTTAGATGGGGAGCTTTATTCACAGGGCAGTGACCTGCTCTTATGTTAAGTATAATGACAAAGCTGATGCATACAGTAATGTAGGAGTAATCATGTAATAATTGCTGTAATGACAAAATTGAGCTTTTTAGAGCATACTTCCAGCCCTGGAATGTTCTAGACTACATATCTGCTAAGCGAAATGTTAAAGTGGTAAATGTTAAGTGgtaaaatgaacaaaatgtgTACTTTTTTGAGTTTCAAAAGTAAGGAAACACCCATACAAAATGAGTGTTCAACCtgttattttttttctcatttctcATGAACTTAAATTATATATTGAGGCTATTTCCACCACTTAGGTTTACAATCCATGACTAGTCACTATCTACAAATATGCTGTTGTTTCTATCTATTTTATAATGCTTATTATTCAAATTAAACCTAAATTTAAAGTTAACCAGCCTTCTAGTACAAGGGCCAGACACATATATAAGGTGTTTTAATTTTTGCCGGAAAAGAAATGTAAGGCTCAGTTGAGTGTAAGGCAAACTTCTGCAGGTTTGTTGAGGAAGCCAGTGTTATGGTGTGCACCTCTGTCTCTGGCGATGTCTCAGCAGGCCAACGACGGCTCCAAGACCCCTCGCCTCGTCACACAACTGCACTTCACCAGCTGGCCTGACTTTGGGGTGCCGTTCTCGCCCATCGGCATGCTCAAATTCCTCAAGAAGGTGAAGCAGGTTAACCCGTCGTATGGTGGGCCCATCGTAGTGCACTGCAGGTACACCAACCCGTCTGCACCGACTGCCCTGTGCGCTGGGGAACCTTCCGGAGCTCAGACTCTGTCCCTTGCTTGCAAACATTCACCTGCATGTGAAGCGTTAGGTCCAAACCAACTGAACTTGGCCAGGATAAGAAAAGTAAATAAGGATGTTTTGAATATTGCTAACACTGGTCCCTACTGAACTAAAGCCTCTACCACACTACATGCGTTAGGCCCCATGACACTGTGTGAAATACATCAGTGGGTTATCCATAAGTGCTTTAACTGAAGGTTTGTGGTACATCATAGTAAATAATGAAGGATGCAGGTGAGAGTGGTACGGCACCCACCTTAACACAACATGATACATTTTTGGGTGATAATACCCAAAAGcattttgtaaaaaaaacagatgATCATCTGTTATAATCAACAGATAATGTCTGTTCTTCTATTTATGGCCTTTGAAATTGAAAGAGTCCAGACCCAAAGGTAGGAGATGAGGAAGGCCTAGCTCACGAAGGACCAGGTGTGCTCCCCAAGTGAGCAGAAAGACAAAACCACAAAGCAGGAACCTCAGAAATCATCACAATGCTGGTGAGCCAGCAGGCAATAAACCTTACAGGCAATAAATCTTGTTTATCTTAAATAAAAAGACAATCACTCCAAGACTCTTTTAGATTGACTAGATTTAGGGATAACACAATCATGTATCTTATTAATATTAtgcttttttttaattaatgttattgcgcaactttttttttttttacacaataaTAAAGAGTTTTCAAACTGTATTAGCACTATGAAAGCAGACACTTGACTCTCAGAAAAAGGCCAATTTTTACATAACTTCAGTGCCATTATTCAGAAGACCTTGTGGAACCTTTGTGTCATTTGGAACGTATCCGTCatgcatgcataatttattttatCAGACAATGATGCATTATTCAAAATGATTAGCATACGATATGAATTATGCGAACTGAGAGCTATTCATTCTGTCTGTGCGGTTAGGGAAATAAGACAGAAATATGTAGGTCAATGTCTGAAAGTTTGATTAGGCCCCTCTGACCTAGTTGTGTAATGTTTCAGGATCACAAGAGTGTGTATGTCGTAGGTCTGACCCCGTGGTCTCTGCTCCGTCCTAGACAATCCTGCCATCGTGCCTCCCATATAAATGAGCCGTGCACATAAATAGCCCCATTCAACGAGTCCCTCATCTAAATTGTTGACCAGTGGCCTCCAGTGGTGGCAGAGCTTGAATACAGCAAGCACTAGTTCTATATCTTCACAAGGTCTACATTAGTACTGGTTCTATATCGTCACTAGGTCTACATTAGTACTGGTTCTATATTGTCACAAGGTCTACATTAGTACTGGTTTTATATTGTCACAAGGTCTACATTAGTACTGGTTCTATATTGTCACAAGGTCTACATTAGTACTGGTTCTATATTGTTACTAGGTCTACATTAGTACTGGTTCTATATTATCACTAGGTCTACATTAGTACTGGTTCTATATTGTCACAAGGTCTACATTAGTACTGGTTCTATATCGTCACAAGGTCTACATTAGTACTGGTTTTATATTGTCACTAGGTCTACATTAGTACTGGTTCTATATTGTCACTAGGTCTACATTAGTACTGGTTCTATATTGTCACAAGGTCTACATTAGTACTGGTTCTATATTGTCACAAGGTCTACATTAGTACTGGTTCTATATCGTCACAAGGTCTACATTAGTACTGGTTTTATATTGTCACTAGGTCTACATTAGTACTGGTTCTATATTGTCACTAGGTCTACATTAGTACTGGTTCTATATTGTCACAAGGTCTACATTAGTACTGGTTCTATATTGTCACAAGGTCTACATTAGTACTGGTTCTATATTGTCACTAGGTCTACATTAGTACTGGTTCTATATTGTCACTAGGTCTACATTAGTACTGGTTCTATATTGTTACTAGGTCTACATTAGTACTGGTTCTATATTGTCACTAGGTCTACATTAGTACTGGTTCTATATTGTTACTAGGTCTACATTAGTACTGGTTCTATATTGTTACTAGGTCTACATTAGTACTGGTTCTATATTGTCACTAGGTCTACATTAGTACTGGTTCTATATTGTCACTAGGTCTACATTAGTACTGATTCTATATTGCCACTAGGTCTACATTAGTACTGGTTCTATATCGTCATTAGGTCTACATTAGTACTGGTTCTATATTGGTACTGGTTCTACAGTGGTGTTTTCACAATTAAAAAACTGTATCAGTGGCCATACAGGGGTCACTGATATGTGAAGTCTTAAAGGGTTTattcatgtgtgttgtgtgtgtgtgtgttgtgtgtgttgtgtgtgtgtgtgttgtgtggctcTTTCAGTGCTGGGGTCGGGAGGACAGGTACCTTCATTGTGATAGATGCCATGATTGACATGATGCACACAGAACAGAAGATCGatgtgtttgcgtttgtgtcCAGAATCCGAGACCAGCGATCACAGCTCATCCAGACCGATGTGAGTATGCTCAACAGCACCACAACACTTCACACTTTCAGGTAGCGTGTGTGCTATTATAGCACATGCTCAGCCAACTGTAGTAAACCAACTGCATTCTTTTAAACGAAAAGAGCTCCACTCAAATGAAAGCAAAAGTCGACTGCAAAAGCCAGATTATCAAAATATGATTAAGGTTGAAGAGTGTGACAGATTCTGCAGATTACAAATCTATGCTGAAATCAACAAAATAATGATTTTTGGAATAGACACTCTTTGAAATCCTAAATGTAGAGAATGAAACTAAGGTGGGTCTCTATGTCCCTTTAATAAAGTCTTCATGAATATGTTATCAAGAGGTCTCTGAAATGCTTCAAACATCAGGATTCATGTACACCTAGCACATCTGTAGCATTTATAGCCTCCACTCCTGATTTTCCACTGTAGCTTTCATATGCCTGGTTCTTGTGAAATTCATAACCATAGTACAAAAATGAGAAGAGACCTTTTTAAACATGCAGACTGCAGCTCTAATAATAGTGCTGCGTGAGGACATGCATGTTCCTGTTTCTCAGCTggtgctctggtgtgtgtgaactCCACAGATGCAGTACTCCTTCATCCACCAGGCCCTGTTGGAGTATTACCTGTATGGGGACACAGAGCTGGATGTGTCCTCACTGGAAGGCCACCTGCACAAACTGCATAACACCTGCACCCCCAATGACCGGCTTGGCCTGGAGGAGGAGTTTAAGGTGGCCGCCCCCCTCCCAGGAACATAAACATAAAGATTCACGACAGCATAAAACAGCGTAGTGCTAGAtgtttaaacaaacacaaaaccacCTCAGTGAAGCATGACGGAAGCTTTTACTGAAACATCACGAGTTCAGTGTCAACACTTAATGATTCAACACTGGTGTTTGCAGAAACTGACCAACATGCGGATTATGAAGGAAAACATGAGGACGGGGAACCTGCCGGCAAACATGAAGAAGAACAGAGTTCTACAGATCATCCCGTGTAAGAGCGGCAGGACGAAGCGCTCGGGAAGCAGGACAGAGACCTGCAGGCTCATGGCTGTGACTGTCTAAAACAACCCCACATGCCATATTAAGCCTGTGTTCCTCAGAGTCATGCAAATAAGAAAACCGCATCTTACACATTCAGCGATGAATGTCACGGCTACTAAATTTGACTTGGTGCACAGGGAAGTTTGCCCAAGCCACAACAGTGTGGCCGCAGGTGGTGCCGAACAGTAGTGTTACATTACAGTGTTGCACCAGTAGTAGGTAGAAAAACAAACTGCTTTTCTCTGGATCTAGTCAGCACCAATCAAACTAAACAAATGCATTTTTTGCACAAGGAAGTTAGTGACACCACGTTTCCTTTCCCATTAAGGTGCTTCCTGCCTCTGATTTTAACCATCAGCAGACGCAACACTGTGATGTTTAATATATTAGACGTGCAAACAATTTCAGGAACAGGAACAGTCACGGCATGAGCTACAGGTCCCGCCATGTTGAACAGGAGGGCAGCTTGCCATTCAGATTCAACACGTGCGACCGAGTCCCCTGCCCCAGTGCCAAAGGTCAACGCAGTGCTGATAACCAACCAATAGTGCACCAGTTTGGCAAACAGCAAGCAATGCACAATGACCTCAGACGAGTGCCTATGCTGCACGGCACTGAGTTAGGGGTCCCCAGCCGGGCCCACACGTGCCACCCAGGGCGGGCCTTGGCCCCCCACACCTGTGGCAGCTGTTGGGCTGCACCTCCAGAACGAGTCCAACACCCAGGCTCCTCGTCCACGTGTCCACCGTCCCTGTGCTTCTTGTGTCGTTTTATTTCATCGTTCTTCATATGTTGATTTGGTTGCTATTTTTTACAGATGACTTCAACAGAGTGATTCTGTCAATGCGAAGAGGTCAGGAATTTACAGACTACATTAACGCATCTTTCATTGATGTGAGTGGTCAAACACCTTCACTGTACTACAAAAGCCATGTGTATCCAAGTGGTAAAATGGCTTCCCAGCACCTCTGAGTATTTCTGAAATAGCTTTTAGGAATTGTTGCTATTTGGAAGTAGCGCAGCTTTTCTGTAGCACGTCATCAGTGTGTGAAGGGGCTCAtctttgaggtgtgtgtgtgtcttgtgcagGGTTACAGGCAGAAGGACTACTTCATCGCCACACAGGGGCCTCTGTCCCACACTGTGGATGATTTCTGGAGGATGGTGTGGGAATGGAAATGTCACTCAATAGTCATGCTAACAGAACTACAGGAGCGAGAGCAGgtacgcacacatgcacacacacatacacacactcaaacacgttcacacacacatacgcacacactcaaacacgcacacacacgctcaaacacgcacacgttcacgcacacatgcacactcaaacacgcacacacacatacgcacacactcaaacacatatgcacacgctcaaacacgcacacgttcagacacacatacgcacacgctcacacacacatgtacacacacatacacacactcaaacacatacgcacacgctcaaacacgcacacgttcaaacacatacgcacaaactcacacacacatgcacacacacatacgcacacgctCAAACACatatgtacgcacacacacaaatgctcacacacctacacacaggcGGGAGCGCACatatgcgcatgcacacacatgctcttgcacacagacacacacacgcccacgtgCAAACAAGTGTGCGTGCgagtgcacacatgcacgcacacacacacacattaattaaTTTTTAGTTGCCTGACAAAGCATGAACATGTTAAATTTGAATTTAAATGCAGATTTTCTTTGAGTCACTGATAACCAATGTGTGAACCAGAGTCTATGACTGCAATTGCTTACTGTAATCAGTACGGTCAATATCAGTATGATCAGTGGATATGGTTGCAGTTACACTGTGTTGAGAGAAACTTTGTTAACTGTGCTATTACAGTTTGGGACTTGAGACtcattgtgtatttgtctgtgtgtgtgtttgcaggataAATGTTTTCAGTACTGGCCTACAGAAAACTCAGTGAAATATGGTGACTACTCAGTGGAGATCAAAGCAGATACTCAGTATGACGATACGTTCAGTCTCAGAGACCTGGTACTCTCATATGATCCGGTGAGTGAGTggacacgcgtgtgtgtgtgtgtgtgtgtgtgtgtgtgtgtgcgcacaaacTAAACACTGCGTAACCTACATGGTACCATGTcttaagggtgtgtgtgcagctgcatAACAAACACTGTGTGTTGTGCAGGAGAAAGAGACACGTTTGATACGCCACTTCCACTTCCATGGCTGGCCAGAAATCGGAATTCCAGGAGATGGGAAAGGAATGATTGATATCATCGCTGCAGTGCAGAAACAGCAACAGCAATCAGGCAACCACCCCATCGTCGTGCactgcaggtaacacacacacacggctggaATTTCTTTGTGGCAGGTATTTCAGAAGCTGCCGGAAACAGTCTATATATTTCCAGATATATTCTATATATTTCCAGAACTCAGATGTGCAGCATCATTCCACAGAATGACAGCATGTTTTAGCAGATCATTCACCCAAAATGCTACGATCTCCAGGTCCACCACATGGAGTTCAGAAGCACACAGACACCAGTCTCACATAAGCGTGTAATAGCAGTATCATCAGTCAGGAGTCTTTTTGAAGACACTGGTTCTTCTGctctgaaaaacaaaacaaatacccCAGCTTAACTGGAGCTCCTGAAGGACTTGGATCGAGACCCTTTAGAACACATGCAGTGTTCTGTTGTTTGGTTTTGCATAGCTAGATCTCTTGACCATGACTCCATGCCAAACTGAGACACAGCCCGGAAGATCATGTAGTCTACCTCAGGAAACAGCTGCTTCACACTTACATTTAAATTGCACCTGTACAGAAAGTTTATACTCCTTAATTATTTGCATTTCTGCTTATGTACAAATGAGTATTGTCACTTGGacatctgtgtatgtgtgtgtgtgtgtgtgtgtgtgtgtgtgtgtgtgtgtgtgtgtagtgctggaGCAGGTCGGACCGGTACGTTTATTGCCCTCAGTAATATTCTAGAGCGGGTGAAGGCGGAGGGCTTGCTGGACGTCTTTCAGACTGTGAAGAGTTTGCGAATGCAACGGCCGCACATGGTGCAGACCGTGGTACGTCCTTTGAGTTCtggactacatttcccataatTCAATTCAGCATAGACATTGCTATGTCTGTGGAAGTGCATGGTAGTGTACTAAATGTGACCACTAACATGGTTATGGTGGTTGTACTTTATAATATACATCTAGCTCAAAACGTAAATGATATTGAATATATGTGCTCTGAACTGTGAACAATAATTAAACTTTTAGTTTATTTATTAAatcactctcattctctctctctttctctaggAACAATATGACTTTTGCTACAGAGTGGTACAAGACTTTGTTGACATTTTTTCAGACTATGCCAATTTTAAATGATCAAACCTGCCTTAAATATGTCTGTTCAATGTTTTTTATATGCCAGTTAGTCAGGATTTTACGCCCATAACTGGATAAAATTCGCTACCGTTTTGCTATGCACTGTCCTCTAAAAGAGCATATCTATCTTTAGACAAACAATTTACcatatttaaattaattatttcaCTATGGACTTAAactatatgccattataatgCCAGCATCATTTTTAATGAGtgttgtttctttctttttttaaccaAGGTCTTACGGACTAAAGTTCCATTTTTAACCTGTGTAAAGTTTGTAAAGCTGTAGgtattgtaaatgtatttatgtattgttGCTGACAGTCCATTCTCATGCAATTTACATTTATGTTAATGTTGAgagatattttatttattcaaagCTGATGTCATTTGATGGCCGATATCACTGATATATAGCATCAGTGTTTGTTTTCCCCTTTTG
The genomic region above belongs to Brachyhypopomus gauderio isolate BG-103 chromosome 3, BGAUD_0.2, whole genome shotgun sequence and contains:
- the ptprea gene encoding receptor-type tyrosine-protein phosphatase epsilon isoform X1; translation: MVPFLFVILQTENSTQAENSTNGGTVFSHHHILPTVLVLSLLVLIAALLTCYCLRFRNQRKADITTVDKKIPNGIVEEQDQQTVVLLPRSPSTPKTYFPIPVDNLEEECRIRSADDGKLFREEYNSLPGGNPQGSYEEANQDDNKEKNRYPNILPYDHSRVVLSQIDAIPHSDYINASYIDGYKDKNKFIAAQGPKQETVSDFWRMIWEQKSATIVMLTNLKERKEDKCYQYWPNQGCWTYGNVRVAVEDVTVLVDYTIRKFCVQNQANDGSKTPRLVTQLHFTSWPDFGVPFSPIGMLKFLKKVKQVNPSYGGPIVVHCSAGVGRTGTFIVIDAMIDMMHTEQKIDVFAFVSRIRDQRSQLIQTDMQYSFIHQALLEYYLYGDTELDVSSLEGHLHKLHNTCTPNDRLGLEEEFKKLTNMRIMKENMRTGNLPANMKKNRVLQIIPYDFNRVILSMRRGQEFTDYINASFIDGYRQKDYFIATQGPLSHTVDDFWRMVWEWKCHSIVMLTELQEREQDKCFQYWPTENSVKYGDYSVEIKADTQYDDTFSLRDLVLSYDPEKETRLIRHFHFHGWPEIGIPGDGKGMIDIIAAVQKQQQQSGNHPIVVHCSAGAGRTGTFIALSNILERVKAEGLLDVFQTVKSLRMQRPHMVQTVEQYDFCYRVVQDFVDIFSDYANFK
- the ptprea gene encoding receptor-type tyrosine-protein phosphatase epsilon isoform X2 produces the protein MVPFLFVILQTENSTQAENSTNGGTVFSHHHILPTVLVLSLLVLIAALLTCYCLRFRNQRKADITTVDKKIPNGIVEEQDQQTVVLLPRSPSTPKTYFPIPVDNLEEECRIRSADDGKLFREEYNSLPGGNPQGSYEEANQDDNKEKNRYPNILPYDHSRVVLSQIDAIPHSDYINASYIDGYKDKNKFIAAQGPKQETVSDFWRMIWEQKSATIVMLTNLKERKEDKCYQYWPNQGCWTYGNVRVAVEDVTVLVDYTIRKFCVQNANDGSKTPRLVTQLHFTSWPDFGVPFSPIGMLKFLKKVKQVNPSYGGPIVVHCSAGVGRTGTFIVIDAMIDMMHTEQKIDVFAFVSRIRDQRSQLIQTDMQYSFIHQALLEYYLYGDTELDVSSLEGHLHKLHNTCTPNDRLGLEEEFKKLTNMRIMKENMRTGNLPANMKKNRVLQIIPYDFNRVILSMRRGQEFTDYINASFIDGYRQKDYFIATQGPLSHTVDDFWRMVWEWKCHSIVMLTELQEREQDKCFQYWPTENSVKYGDYSVEIKADTQYDDTFSLRDLVLSYDPEKETRLIRHFHFHGWPEIGIPGDGKGMIDIIAAVQKQQQQSGNHPIVVHCSAGAGRTGTFIALSNILERVKAEGLLDVFQTVKSLRMQRPHMVQTVEQYDFCYRVVQDFVDIFSDYANFK
- the ptprea gene encoding receptor-type tyrosine-protein phosphatase epsilon isoform X3; this translates as MRKNSLSFRWFRNQRKADITTVDKKIPNGIVEEQDQQTVVLLPRSPSTPKTYFPIPVDNLEEECRIRSADDGKLFREEYNSLPGGNPQGSYEEANQDDNKEKNRYPNILPYDHSRVVLSQIDAIPHSDYINASYIDGYKDKNKFIAAQGPKQETVSDFWRMIWEQKSATIVMLTNLKERKEDKCYQYWPNQGCWTYGNVRVAVEDVTVLVDYTIRKFCVQNQANDGSKTPRLVTQLHFTSWPDFGVPFSPIGMLKFLKKVKQVNPSYGGPIVVHCSAGVGRTGTFIVIDAMIDMMHTEQKIDVFAFVSRIRDQRSQLIQTDMQYSFIHQALLEYYLYGDTELDVSSLEGHLHKLHNTCTPNDRLGLEEEFKKLTNMRIMKENMRTGNLPANMKKNRVLQIIPYDFNRVILSMRRGQEFTDYINASFIDGYRQKDYFIATQGPLSHTVDDFWRMVWEWKCHSIVMLTELQEREQDKCFQYWPTENSVKYGDYSVEIKADTQYDDTFSLRDLVLSYDPEKETRLIRHFHFHGWPEIGIPGDGKGMIDIIAAVQKQQQQSGNHPIVVHCSAGAGRTGTFIALSNILERVKAEGLLDVFQTVKSLRMQRPHMVQTVEQYDFCYRVVQDFVDIFSDYANFK